A region of the Candidatus Neomarinimicrobiota bacterium genome:
AGTTGAACACGTGCTGGGCGGAAGTGTCAGGCAAGTCCGTTCGAGTATGATACTGCAATCGCATATTGGATTTTACCGATATTTTGAAAAACATTTCAGAACTCCCTGGCAGCGGGGTATGAACCAGATTATGGGATTGATCCTGTTTATCTCCGCTCTCCCGAGAGTTATACTTAATAGTGTCATTTCTTCGATAAAGGTTCGGAGCAGATGATCACTGATATTACGAAAGCCGTCGGGATAGATGAACTGATAAATCTATGGTTAGATGACCCTGAGAATAGTTCAAATATTACGTACAGAAAAAAAATTCCGGAAAAGAGAGCCGAATTCGGGGAGATGCCTGCGGGTTTAGACGATAATATCCGAAAAGCGTTAAGCGAACGTGGAATCGAAGATCTGTACTCTCATCAGACGGAATCCATAAATCTCACCTTATCCGGTAAGAATGTCGTGGTTGTTACTCCGACCGCATCCGGTAAAACGTTGTGCTATAACCTTCCCGTCCTTAATGAATTTTTCAATGAAGGAGGGAGCTCTCTGTATCTTTTCCCGACAAAGGCGCTTGCTCAGGACCAACTAACCGAATTGAACCGGTGGCAGGAAACTCTCGGAACGAACTTAGGCGCTTTCACTTACGACGGAGATACTTCTTCCGGCAAGAGGTCACAAATAAGGAAATCAGCCAGGATTCTCATCACGAACCCGGACATGTTGCATTTAGGTATTTTGCCGCATCACACGCGGTGGGCGGCTTTTTTCTCAAATCTCAAGTACGTTGTAATCGACGAAATGCACGTATACCGGGGGGTTTTCGGGAGTCACTTCGCGAATTTGATAAGGAGATTAAAGAGAATTTGCGATTTTTATTCCGCTTCCCCGCAGTTTATCTGTTCCTCGGCCACAATTGCGAATCCGGAGGAACTTGCAGAAAATCTTATCGAGGATGAGGTCAGTCTCGTGGATAAAAGCGGGGCGCCCGCATCGGGTAAGGAAGTTCTCTTCTTTAATCCGCCGATGATAAATCATGAGTTGGGTATCAGAGCGAATTATCTCCGGGTCGCAAAAACTGTTGCCCGCTTTTTTCTGAAGAATATGATCCAGACTCTTGTATTTGCAACGAGCAGGATGAACGTAGAGATAATTCTCAAATATCTTCGTGACGATTTCGCCGGCATCCGTGACACTGATGAGTTCATCAAGGGGTACAGGGGGGGATATCTACCTTCTGTCCGAAGGGAAATCGAGAAGGGGCTCCGGGAAGGAACGGTTACAGGGGTTGTTGCGACAAACGCGCTCGAGCTGGGGGTCGATATCGGAGGGCTCGACGCATGCGTGATAGCGGGTTATCCGGGTTCAATAGCAAGCATGTGGCAGCAAGCTGGAAGGGTGGGAAGAAGGAGCGGAAATTCTATTGCGGTGCTTGTAGCCAGAAGTAATCCGTTGGATCAGTTCATCACGAATTTTCCCGATTATTTTTTCGGAAGGTCGCCGGAACACGGTCGTGTTAATCCCGATAACCCGCATATACTTATGGATCACATTAAATGTGCCGCATTCGAGCTTCCTATGAACGTTAATGAAAAATTCGGAAGCACAAATCTCGATGATATATTCAGCTATTTAGAAGAAAAGGGAGTGTTGCACCGGTCAGGTGATCTATACCATTACACAGAGGAAAAATATCCGGCTGACAGTACAAGATTGAGAAACATCGGCTCTAAGAACATACTTATAGTAGATCGCTCGGATGGAGATAGAGTGCTTTCGGAAGTAGATTTTGACGCCGCCTTCAGGACTGTCCATGAAAACGCAGTATACATGGTCGAGGGAAGGAGATATATAGTGGAAAGACTCGATCTGAATGAGGGCAAAGCTTTCGTAAATAAGACCGAATCGGATTATTTTACGGTAGCGCAGACGCATTCTGAAGTCAGCGTAACAGCAAGCTACGATGTCGCTATGTATGGTCCCTCTTCCGTCGAGCACGGAGAAATAGAGGTTATCACGGAAACAACCGGTTTTAAAAAGGTGCGGTTTTATACGGGTGAGAACCTCGGTGAAGAGGAGCTGGACCTGCCGGCAAGAACTATTAAAACCACAGCTTATTGGTTCGTAATAAAAGAAGAGTTGACCGAATCTCTTGATTTCACGAGGGCTGAGATTATTTACGGAATCACCGGAATTACTAACGTGCTTCTTCATGTTGCTTCCTTCATTCTGATGTGTGACGTGTCCGATCTCGGCGTTAGCGTTGGGGATCGTTCAACCGAATGGTTTGTCAAGAGAGCAGCGGGTGATTTGATGATCAGGAAGAGAGGTAAATCGGGAGAAGCTATCGATCCTGACTCTTTAAAACTCTTTGAGCCCGTAATCTATATCTATGACAGCCATTCAGGGGGTGTGGGGTTCAGCCCGGTTTTGTTCCGGGAACATTCTTCGCTTTTGACGAAAGCTGTTCGTCATATTGAGAAATGTGAGTGCGTAGATGGGTGTCCTTCCTGCGTGGGTCCGATGACCGAAATAGGTAATCGGGGGAAAGAGGCGTCCAAATCAATACTTGATGCGCTTTTAGCCGTTTAAAAGTTTTAAAAGATAAGGTGTAGCAGAGTCATGGAATATAAATGCGGGAATTGCGGTGCGGATATAACGGACGTCGACTCGGGTAAGTGTCCGAAATGCGGCAGTGAATTCGAAATTCCTATGGACCCGATTCCATGGGAAGATCGGGATAAACTCGGCATAGTCGGCGCTTATACGGCTACGCTCCTGCTCTCGTTATCAAAACCCAATCAATTCTTCAAAAGAATGCCGGTCTCCGGGGGGTTCGCTAATCCTTTGATATACGCCCTTATATGCGGATTAATCGGAACCTGGTTTAATTTCTTATGGCAGATATTATTCGTATCCATGGGAATAATGGAGCCGGACCCACAATCTCCCGACTCGACACTCGGGTTCAGCCTTCTGTTGGCAATCCTTTCTCCTGTGATCATTCCGGTGGGGTTATTATTGGGAACCGGAGCAATTCATATAGCGCTCAATCTGTTAGGCGTGCTGCGAAATAATTTTGAAGCCACCTTCAGAGTTGTGTGTTACAGCAGCGGCGCTACCGTATTGGGGATAATACCTATCATCGGGAGTCTGGCGGGGGGTTTTCTGTCCATAGCTCTGGAGACGATGGGTCTAAGGGAAATATATCAAATCAGCACAGGTAAAGCGTTTGCAGCGATAATGATTCCGTTCCTGTTCCTTTGCGGCGTGCTCTTCTTTGCGATCGTATTATCGTCCGCGCCGGGAGGTTGATTATCCATACAAACCTTCTGACGAATCAGGATTTAAGGGAGTTCTCAAAATCAAGCGCGAAGAGACTCGGGTATTTTTTCTCCGCATCGGCGCTGATGATTCTTGCCGTCACGAAAACGATTTTCCCGTTGCTCGAAGGAATGAATTTGTGCCCTCTACGGAGCTATACCGGAATCCCATGTCTCTCATGCGGAGCGACACGGAGTGCGGTCTTGATCGGAGAATTTGAATTGTTCGAGGCTTTGAAAATGAACCCGTTATTTACGTTATTGGTCATTGCCGGAGTTCTCTGGGGTCTGTTTTCACTGCTGATGACTCTCTTGAATATCGATGGAAAATTTGAGAGACCCGGATTATCGAGAGAAAAATCCCGGTTAATCATCCTGTCTTTGTTGGTGTCGAACTGGATTTATCTGATAATGAGATCGGGCTCATGGACATAAGGGACAGATTAGAATTCAGCTATAAAGAACGGCAGAGCAGGGCGGGCGATTCAAACAGAAACGCTCGGAGGAACGCCGAAAAAGAAAACCAGCCAAGAGAAAATGACATCTCGAAGTATGTGACGGGTTCTTACGTGCCGACGAGCAGCGGAGAGATTTTTTTGGCCAGACACACATATGATATCGATCATCTTCACGGAGATTATGTAGTCGGAAGCATAGAGGAATTAAAAGGTAAGAATCTGAAGATTCTTTCTCCGACAGGCAGTGAAATCGGTTTCGACCACCGCAAAGTTTTGTTCCTTGATACGGAGACTACAGGGCTTGCGGGAGGCTCGGGGACTGCTGCTTTCCTCATAGGATTAGGATACTTTCTCGAAAATAAATTCATCGTGGAGCAGTTATTCATGAGGGATTACGACGAGGAAGCCCCGATGCTCAATCTGCTTGCCGAAAAAGCGAGAGAATTTGATCAGATTGTAACGTTTAACGGCAGAAGTTTTGATCTCCCTCTATTAGAGACCCGCATGATATTGAACAGGATCGAACCCGCCCTGAGCTGTCTGAGGGATATTGATCTTCTCCATCCGGCGCGGAGAATATGGGGATTGAGTCTGAGCGACTGCCGGCTCGGAACTCTCGAGGAGGAGATACTCGGCTTTGAAAGAACAGAAGACGACATTCCCGGTTCGCTGATCCCCGGATTATACTTTGATTATATCCGCTTCGGCAACGTCGATCCCCTTTATAAAGTATTTTATCATAACGAGAAAGACGTTCTGTCGATGATAGGTATTCTTCATAAGGAATTCAGCTACCTTTCAAACCCTCTGAACGAAAAATCCGCTAAACCGCTCGATTTATATAACATGGGTAAATATTTCGAGCAAATGAGAGATTGGACGACGGCTCTCGCATGCATTCAGAAAGCGTCGCCCGGTCTGAACGAAAGCTACAGGAGGGATTCGCTCATACGGTTGTCGATGATCCACAAAAAAGAAGAGAGGTGGGAAGAAGCGGTAGGGATCTGGAAAGACCTTGTACATGAAAATAACAGATTTCATCTTCTGCCGTATGTTGAACTGGCGAAGTATTATGAACATAGAGAAAAGAAGCTTGAAACGGCTCTCGACTTCGCAAAAGATGCATTAAATAATCTTTCGAAAAGGAGAGTAACGGAGATCGAGCATGTGAAACACCGTATAGCAAGATTAGAGAGAAGACTGGGATATTGACGGAATATAATTGAAATCTATCGTCTCCATAATTATGTGGGTTTGGGGATTAACTCTCCTATTGTTAATGCTGATCATAATCAATTTACTTATGTTCATTCCCGGAAAGAGTTACGACCCAATTTCCAAATGGATGGCGCGAAACGTGCTTAAGCTCATGGGTATAAAGATCAACGTGAAGTACTCGGGAGAGTTCGACAGCAAGGGCACTTATCTCTATATGTCGAATCACGTTAATATGCTCGATCCTCTTCTGCTGTACGGACATCTTCCTAATTTCGTTCGCGCCATCGAACTTACCGATCATTTCAGCTGGCCTATCTACGGCTGGACACTTCGGAGGATGGGTCATATCCCTATCGACAGTCAGAACGCAAGCAGCGCGATGAAGAGCTTGCGCAGAGCCGCGGAACTGCTTCAAAAGGGTATCTCTATAATCATACTGCCGGAGGGTCAAAGAACTCGTGACGGCAAATTGAGCAGCTTTAAAAGAGGTTCATTCATACTGGCGAAGGAGGGCGGCAGGGATATTATTCCTGTGGCGATATCAGGCGGCTGGGAAATAACCCATCGCGGTTCGTGGTTGATATCACCGGGTAAAATGACGCTCCGTATCGGTGAACCGATACGGGAACATTCATTTAGAGACTTAAGTACCGGTGAATTACGCGATATGTGTAAAAAAAGGGTAGAAGAACTGCTCGATGAAAATAATGAGACTGTGCGCGATTGACAGGGCTTAACACACTCGGAAAATGCACGGATTAGTCTATGCTTAGCGTAATTATTTTCCCGAATTTCTCAGCCGAGAGCTTCTTGAACGTCTCTCTCATAACATCATCGGTCTTTATCAGCTCCCATTGTTCCTGAGAGATCAGCTGCTTACCGTCTATAGGGGCACAGCCGAACTCACAGTTCTCAGGATGCGGGCATACAACCAGATAAGCCCTGTTGTGGATGGCGTCTGCTACTGACGACATTCTGCAACTCTCATTTATGCTCTTACCTTTTCGTTTAATCTCCGACGCATCATGATACTAACTGTTAGCTGAAAGAATATCAATGCTGAATTGAAAAATCAGTAATTCGGTCGACTTATAGAAGCGCAAGACGTGTAAGCACTGATATTCACTGGCACGGAAAGGCGCAGGCAGTTCTTGACTTATCCCCTGTAGTTTAATACCTTTACCGAGTTTCTATGCTATAATTTTAGGAGGTCATAATGGACAGCTATGTAATATACCTGATATGGGCGATAATAATAACTTCACTCGGGATTTACTGGCACACGCTGAAGATCAGCCAGAACGTCCGGAAAATAGTTGAGCATCTCACATCGAAAGGTAATGACGGAAGTTGAATATCTTCAGAATTTAACCTGAAGATGAACCTAAACAATTTACCAGGCTCCGGGGATAATTCTGAAAATTATTACGCTCTTGAAGTAGGTGAAATTGAGATATAGACCAGGTGGTGAGGGATGGACGATAAAATAAGTTTACTGATGAACACTCATGTCGAGCTGCAGGACCAGGTCAGATTCGGCGACACCAAGGCTACGGCAATAATCACTTTTAAGCTTGTCATGTTAGCGTTTCTACGAACTCAGGTTGGAGGCATCAATGATGCCTACAAAGCGGGGGATTTTATCGTAACAAGTTTATTTTCCATATTCATGATAACATTCATGATCTCAACCATCTACGTATTGAAGGTCATAATTCCGAGGTTTAAGCATCACTCGGTCAAGAAATCGAGCATTTATTTCTCTGAAATAGCGAGTATGGAAAAGAGTGAATACGTTGATTTCATCAGTAATCAATCCGCCGAAGAACTGGCGAGGGACTTCGCAGAACAGATACATACGTTGTCGAAAATCACTGTCGTAAAATACGGGAACATACAAAAAAGCGTGTTCTACTTCGGAATATCCAACATCTGCTTCTGGATCGCAATTCTCAGGGCGAGCCTGGTTTAATTTACCAATCTATTATCTTTCGATTTTTGTAGAACATCCCTGACGGCTTACCTGCGGGTCGTGTGGATAGCCAGACGACGGTGTCCGCACCCTCTTCAGGGGTAGACGGGGCGTTAGAACCGCCCATATCGGTTTTTACCCAGCCCGGATCCACCGCATTTATCTGGATATCATAACCGGAAGTCTCCTGCGCGAGAACTCTTGTAACAGCATTTAAAGCTGTCTTTGAAACTCTGTATGCGAGATATCCACTCCCCATATCCGAGAGCTGTCCCATTCCGCTCGAGAGGTTTATTATCCTTCCGTAATTGTTTTCGATCATCGTAGGAATCAGTTTTTGGGATAATCTAAGAACACCGTAAACGTTCGTTTCGATAGTTTCTCGCACTTCTTCCAAACCGACGGAAAGTGCGGGGCTTATCTCGTCGGGCAGAATTGCGGCGTTATTGACGAGAACGTGCAGTTGTCCGAATTCAGCAAATACTTTTTCGCTGAATTTATCTATGCTTTCCGTTGAAATGACGTCCAATAGGTAAAATTCTACGTCCAACCCTTCATCCTGTAAATTCCGAGCCGATCTGTTTCCCTTCTCCGGGTCACGCGCGGTCAAAAGTACCTTGAATCCTTTTTTCGCAAGGTCTCTGCAAATTTGAAACCCGATCCCTCTATTCCCCCCTGTTACCGCCGCTATTTTTTTATCCATCCGATTCTCGTTTATTTATGGTCATAGTTCATGAAGTTCCGCCGAATATAAATACTATTGAGCAGATATCCCAATCGAAGTAAGTTAAATGACTTGACCCCAATTTGAATACAGGCGTAACTTAGAAGTGAATATGAACTTCGTATGTATCAATATTATGTGGGACTGATGGGAGTAGATCGTCGGAATTTTATAAGGCTGATCGGATTCGGTTCGGCGGCGTTTTATTTACCCGTCAATCTGCGACCGCAGACATCAGTCAATGCTCTGATCAAACCGCCACGGCTCCGGAAAGGCGACAGCGTGGGAGTGGTAAATCCCGCCGGTCCTACATTCCACAAAAATGATTTGAAGGAAGTGGAAAAGAGGCTCTCGAGGCTGGGTCTCAACGTCGTATTCGGCAAGCATGTGCTCAGCCAATACGGTTACCTCGCTGGAACCGACGAAGAAAGAGCATCCGACTTTAACGATATGTTGAACGATCAGTCGGTTAAAGCCGTCATTGCTACACGGGGAGGATGGGGAAGTAACAGGATACTGCCGCTGATAGATTATGAAGCAATTCGCCGGCATCCGAAAATTGTAATGGGTTTCAGTGACATAACCTCTCTTCTTCTTGCAATCTACGTAAAAACCGGTATGATAACCTTCTACGGTCCCGTCGGCACATCGAAATGGGGCAGGTTTACGACCGGATGGGTGAAGAAAATTCTCTTCGAGGGAGAACAACCGACGATGAGTAACCCTATGACAAAACTTGACGGCAGGCCGAGTGACGTTCACCGGATCAAGACCATAACGTCCGGAACGGCTGAGGGCAGGCTCGTGGGCGGTAACCTCTCCGTTATCAGCTCTATGCTCGGAACCGGGTACCTCCCTGATTGGAGGGGAAAGCTGCTTTTCTTTGAGGAGGTAGACGAAAAAATCTACCGGATAGACCGGATGCTAACCCAGCTTAAACTGTCCGGAGTTCTTGACAGGGTATCGGGTATCATTATCGGCAAGTGTGTAAATTGCAAGATTTCCAAGACTACTCTCTCAATGACTCTTGAAGAGATTTTTGACGATCACCTGAAACCGCTCGGGATACCGGTATATTCGGGAGCGATGATAGGTCACATTGACCGTATTTTCATTCTCCCTATCGGAGTTAAAGCAAGGATGAACGCGGACAAAGGGACAATAGAGCTTCTTGAGCGTTCGGTTACTTGAAGCCTGCGCTCTATACTCAGCAGAATAACGCAGTCCCCGCCAGCGGCTGGAACTGCGCCACCTCGAAATCTGTCATTCTGAGGAGTCCCGAAGCTTCGGGACTCAGAATGACAGCGAGTGCGAGTCAGGATTTACTCACTCGCATATACGGGAGGGTTTCTCCGAAGGTCACGGAGGACTCCCTTGGAGAGTGTCTTCGACACAAACCCTCCCCTACATTTATCTGTAAGGCAGTGTCGCCGCAATCTTGAATCTGACGTACCGGATGCATATCTTTATACTATCGAATAGAGGTAATCGTTTGAGTTACCGGAAAGGGGAATTTTACAGATGATAAGTTATTTGATTGAGAGATATAGATTATTTTTAATTATCGGGATCGTCTTTATTACAGGATGCGCAAAATCTGATATGACTTACACAGGCGGAGAGCCTGTAAACAAGGGTGTGGCTCTGCTGCAGGCTACGGAAGGGAATGCTGTTCATGGCTCCATCCGGTTCAGCAAGGTCGAAAACGGAATAAGGGTCGAAGGGCATTTGGAGGGAGTACCGCCGGGTATGCACGGCTTTCACATACATCAGTTCGGCGATTGCACTTCCGGAGACGGAAAATCGGCGGGTGGACATTTCAACCCGACGAACACTGCTCACGGCGCTCCTTCGGATGAAATCCGCCATGTCGGCGACTTGGGGAACATCAGTGCCAACTCGGACGGAGTTGCCCACTTCGACTTTGTAGATACAAGAATATCATTATCAGGGGAAGCAAATATTCTCGGCAGGGGCGTGATTCTCCATGAAGTGGCTGACGATTTGACTTCACAGCCTACGGGAGCGGCAGGTTCCCGGTTAGCATGCGGAGTGATAGGCATAGCTAACGATTAGAGCAATATTCGTTTCGATGATCCCGGGTTGAGTTAGGTTCAGCCCACCTCTAATAACTCGAATCAAAGATGATTGACCTTTAAGTAAAGCTGAAAGAGTGATATTTTTTCAACCTGCGAATGATCAATAAACTGTGGTAGTTAAAAGGAAAAATAATGAAGGATAAGGTTTTAACCGATATCGACAGTCAGGAAACTGAAGAATGGTTAGAAGCGTTTGATGATATATTAGATAAGCACGGGAGGGAGAGAGGGGCTTTTCTTCTTCACGAGCTCCATCAGAGAAGTAAAATCCGGGGCGTCAGATTCCCGTTTTCGTTAAATACTCCTTATGTTAATACGATACCGAAGGAAGAAGAACCGGAATATCCGGGAGATCGAAAAATCGAGAGGCGTATCAAGAGCCTCGTACGCTGGAACGCAATGGCTATGGTAGTCAGGGCGAACAAGAGATTTCCGGGAATAGGCGGGCATATTTCTACGTATGCCTCTGCCGCAACTTTGTATCAGATAGGCTTCAATCACTTTTTCCGTGGCAAAGATCATAAGGGAGGGGGAGACCAAATTTACTTTCAGGGACACGCTTCGCCCGGGATTTACGCGAGAGCGTATCTCGAATATAGATTAGAAAAACACGATCTTCATAATTTTAGAGGTGAGCTGCGGGAAGGGGGAGGGCTGCCTTCATATCCTCATCCCCGTCTGATGCCGGACTTCTGGGAATTCCCCACCGTTTCGATGGGTCTTTCCGCAATAACGGGTATATATCAGGCAAGGTTCAATAAATATCTTCAAAACAGGAAGATCAAGGACACATCGGAGCAAAATGTCTGGGTATTTCTGGGGGACGGCGAAACGGATGAGCCCGAATCGCTTGGAGCGCTTACACTTGCGTCAAGGGAGAAACTCGACAACCTGATTTTCGTCATAAATTGCAACCTTCAGCGATTAGACGGTCCGGTGCGCGGTAACGGAAAGATAATTCAGGAGCTCGAAACCGTTTTCCGCGGCGCCGGCTGGAACGTGATAAAGGTAATCTGGGGCGGGGATTGGGACGCGCTGCTCGAAAAAGACACAAACGGGCTTTTGCAAAATCGGATGGAATCTGCTGTTGACGGGGATTACCAGAAGTACTCCGTCGAACCGGGCTCTTACATAAGAAAGGAGTTTTTCGGCACTGACCCTGAACTCCTCAAAATGGTCGAACATCTCTCCGATGAAGAACTCTGGAAACTGAGAAGGGGCGGACATGATCCCGCAAAAGTATATGCTGCGTATAAATCCGCGTATGAAAATGAAGGATCTCCGACTGTAGTGCTGGCGAAAAGTATAAAAGGGTACGGCTTAGGCGAAGCCGGTGAGGGAAGAAACGTAACTCACCAGCAAAAAAAGTTGAACGAGGAGGAATTGAAAAGTTTCAGAGATCGGTTCGATATCCCGATAACGAATGAAGAACTGCTCGAAACTCCGTTTTACAGACCGGAAAAGGGGAGCGTCGAGTATGAGTACCTGATTGATAGGCGAAGTAAGCTCGGCGGCGCAGTTCCGAGACGAATTGATTCTAAGGTAAAACTTGTTGCTCCTTCGCTGGATGACTACAAGGAATTTCTCTCAGGAACAGAACGTGAGGTCTCCACGACTATGGTTTTTATGAAGATGTTCGCGCAGCTGCTTTCAGACAAGCAAATAGGAAAGAACATCGTTCCAATCGTTCCAGATGAAGCCCGCACTTTCGGGATGGAATCTCTATTCAGAAAAGTCGGGATTTATTCGAGCGTCGGGCAGGTTTACAAGCCTGTCGATTCGGAGATGCTGTTGTACTACCGGGAGGAAAAAGAGGGACAGATACTCGAGGAGGGAATAACCGAAGCGGGTTCAATGTCCTCTTTCATCGCAGCGGGTACGTCTCGATTTTCGCATGGTGTGCCGATGATACCGTTCTATATCTATTACTCCATGTTCGGGTTTCAGCGTATCGGGGACCTGGCATGGGCATTCAGCGACATGATGGGAAACGGATTCCTCATTGGGGGAACGGCAGGCAGAACAACACTCGCGGGAGAGGGGCTTCAGCATCAGGACGGGCAGAGCCATTCGTACGCGCAGACGATTCCGAACGTCAAAGCATACGATCCCGCTTTTGCTTACGAGATTGCGGTGATAGTTTTGCGTGGAATTAAGGAAATGTACAGCGATTTAGAGGACAGCTTTTATTATATCACGCTCGGAAATGAAAATTACTCTATGCCCTCAATGCCCGATGGAGCGGAAAGCGGAATTTGCAAAGGCATTTACAAATTGCGCGAGGCTGAAACCGGTGAAGCCGCCGCCCAACTTTTCGGGAGCGGTGCGATATTAAACGAAGCGCTGAAGGCGCAGGAGATTCTGTCTGAAAAATATGGAATAGCCGTAAATGTATGGAGCGTCACGAGCTATAGTGAGGTGTACAGGGATGCAGTGAAAACCGAACGCTGGAACATACTGCACCCTGAAGAACCGAGAATTCCGTATGTTAGTAAGCTTCTCCAAAATGAGAAGGGACCCGTGATCGCAGCTTCGGATTATTTAAAAAGCCTGTCCAATTCGTTGGGGCCATGGATAAAAAACGGTATCACATCACTCGGGACAGACGGCTGGGGAAGAAGCGACACGAGGGATAAACTGCGAGAGTACTTTGAAGTAAACGCCGAATTTATCGCTTACACGGTATTAAGCCGTTTAGCGCTGACAGGTGATTATGACAAAGAAGCGCTTAGAAAAGCCTCTAAGGAGTTGATTTCCGACAAGGATAAACCGGACCCCACAAAGACGGATATGTCACGTACTTGACAATCATGAAATCTGAAGAACTATCAGAAGATGCCGCTCACTGAGAGAAATAACCGTACGAATATGAATACCTTCGAATCAGTGCCCGAAGATTTTTTTGATAAGTATCCCGCATTAAAACTCATCGGCAATACTCCTATGGTAGAATTGGATCTGTTCAAGGAAGAATATCCCGGCGTAAAGATCAGCGGGAAGGCGGAGTTCTTAAATCCCGGGGGATCGGTAAAAGACAGACCGGTACTGATGATGCTTGCCAAAGCGCTGATTTCCGGAGAGTTGAAGCCGGGACAGACTATACTCGACAGTTCGTCCGGGAATGCCGGAATATCCTATTCGATGATAGGCGCTGTACTCGGATTAAATGTTGAGATAGTTGTACCGGGCAACGCCAGCCGGGAACGGATAGAGAGGATAAGGGCGCACGGAGCTAAAATTATCAGTACCGACCCCCTCGAAGGATATGACGAAGCGCTGCGCGAAGCACACCGGCTGCACGAAAAAAATCCGGATAAATATATCCTGATCGATCAATACGCAAACGAATACAATTGGAAGGCGCATTATTACGGAACAGCGGGTGAAATTCTCAATCAGGTAGAGGGAAGAATAACTCATTTTGTTGCGGGAGTCGGTACCGGCGGCACTATAACCGGCATCGGAAGACGGCTGAAAGAGTCCGATCCGAACGTGAAAGTTGTGCTGGTAAATGCCGAAACGTTTCCGGGCATCGAGGGATTAAAACCGTTGGATGATCCGGGTTCGATTATCCCGGAGATATACGATTC
Encoded here:
- a CDS encoding superoxide dismutase family protein — translated: MTYTGGEPVNKGVALLQATEGNAVHGSIRFSKVENGIRVEGHLEGVPPGMHGFHIHQFGDCTSGDGKSAGGHFNPTNTAHGAPSDEIRHVGDLGNISANSDGVAHFDFVDTRISLSGEANILGRGVILHEVADDLTSQPTGAAGSRLACGVIGIAND
- a CDS encoding LD-carboxypeptidase translates to MGVDRRNFIRLIGFGSAAFYLPVNLRPQTSVNALIKPPRLRKGDSVGVVNPAGPTFHKNDLKEVEKRLSRLGLNVVFGKHVLSQYGYLAGTDEERASDFNDMLNDQSVKAVIATRGGWGSNRILPLIDYEAIRRHPKIVMGFSDITSLLLAIYVKTGMITFYGPVGTSKWGRFTTGWVKKILFEGEQPTMSNPMTKLDGRPSDVHRIKTITSGTAEGRLVGGNLSVISSMLGTGYLPDWRGKLLFFEEVDEKIYRIDRMLTQLKLSGVLDRVSGIIIGKCVNCKISKTTLSMTLEEIFDDHLKPLGIPVYSGAMIGHIDRIFILPIGVKARMNADKGTIELLERSVT
- the aceE gene encoding pyruvate dehydrogenase (acetyl-transferring), homodimeric type, encoding MKDKVLTDIDSQETEEWLEAFDDILDKHGRERGAFLLHELHQRSKIRGVRFPFSLNTPYVNTIPKEEEPEYPGDRKIERRIKSLVRWNAMAMVVRANKRFPGIGGHISTYASAATLYQIGFNHFFRGKDHKGGGDQIYFQGHASPGIYARAYLEYRLEKHDLHNFRGELREGGGLPSYPHPRLMPDFWEFPTVSMGLSAITGIYQARFNKYLQNRKIKDTSEQNVWVFLGDGETDEPESLGALTLASREKLDNLIFVINCNLQRLDGPVRGNGKIIQELETVFRGAGWNVIKVIWGGDWDALLEKDTNGLLQNRMESAVDGDYQKYSVEPGSYIRKEFFGTDPELLKMVEHLSDEELWKLRRGGHDPAKVYAAYKSAYENEGSPTVVLAKSIKGYGLGEAGEGRNVTHQQKKLNEEELKSFRDRFDIPITNEELLETPFYRPEKGSVEYEYLIDRRSKLGGAVPRRIDSKVKLVAPSLDDYKEFLSGTEREVSTTMVFMKMFAQLLSDKQIGKNIVPIVPDEARTFGMESLFRKVGIYSSVGQVYKPVDSEMLLYYREEKEGQILEEGITEAGSMSSFIAAGTSRFSHGVPMIPFYIYYSMFGFQRIGDLAWAFSDMMGNGFLIGGTAGRTTLAGEGLQHQDGQSHSYAQTIPNVKAYDPAFAYEIAVIVLRGIKEMYSDLEDSFYYITLGNENYSMPSMPDGAESGICKGIYKLREAETGEAAAQLFGSGAILNEALKAQEILSEKYGIAVNVWSVTSYSEVYRDAVKTERWNILHPEEPRIPYVSKLLQNEKGPVIAASDYLKSLSNSLGPWIKNGITSLGTDGWGRSDTRDKLREYFEVNAEFIAYTVLSRLALTGDYDKEALRKASKELISDKDKPDPTKTDMSRT
- a CDS encoding cysteine synthase family protein — protein: MNTFESVPEDFFDKYPALKLIGNTPMVELDLFKEEYPGVKISGKAEFLNPGGSVKDRPVLMMLAKALISGELKPGQTILDSSSGNAGISYSMIGAVLGLNVEIVVPGNASRERIERIRAHGAKIISTDPLEGYDEALREAHRLHEKNPDKYILIDQYANEYNWKAHYYGTAGEILNQVEGRITHFVAGVGTGGTITGIGRRLKESDPNVKVVLVNAETFPGIEGLKPLDDPGSIIPEIYDSGIVDQKIDVSAEDAKRTCAKLAKRGLFLGQSSGAYLYACGEIAKEIGEGNIVTLLPDIGERYFSAGLWS